One part of the Arabidopsis thaliana chromosome 4, partial sequence genome encodes these proteins:
- a CDS encoding basic helix-loop-helix (bHLH) DNA-binding superfamily protein gives MEDLDHEYKNYWETTMFFQNQELEFDSWPMEEAFSGSGESSSPDGAATSPASSKNVVSERNRRQKLNQRLFALRSVVPNISKLDKASVIKDSIDYMQELIDQEKTLEAEIRELESRSTLLENPVRDYDCNFAETHLQDFSDNNDMRSKKFKQMDYSTRVQHYPIEVLEMKVTWMGEKTVVVCITCSKKRETMVQLCKVLESLNLNILTTNFSSFTSRLSTTLFLQVTLSLSPSLISLFGNVITSTNYKILNASREYCTCLVLV, from the exons ATGGAAGATCTCGACCATGAGTACAAGAATTACTGGGAAACCACAATGTTCTTCCAGAATCAAGAACTCGAATTTGACAG ttGGCCGATGGAGGAAGCGTTTTCGGGTTCCGGCGAGTCGAGTTCGCCAGACGGAGCGGCAACGTCGCCGGCTTCTTCGAAGAACGTTGTCTCCGAGAGAAACAGACGGCAAAAGCTTAATCAGAGACTTTTTGCTCTCCGGTCAGTTGTTCCCAATATAAGCAAG tTGGACAAGGCATCTGTCATCAAAGATTCTATCGACTATATGCAAGAACTTATTGATCAAGAGAAGACTCTAGAAGCAGAGATCAGAGAGCTAGAATCACGGTCAACATTGCTAGAAAATCCGGTAAGAGATTACGATTGCAATTTTGCGGAAACTCATCTGCAAGATTTCTCAGACAATAATGACATGAGATCAAAAAAGTTTAAGCAGATGGATTACAGTACTAGAGTACAACACTACCCCATTGAAGTTCTCGAA ATGAAAGTGACATGGATGGGAGAGAAGACGGTAGTGGTATGCATAACATGTAGcaagaaaagagagacaatGGTGCAGCTTTGTAAAGTGTTGGAGTCTTTGAATCTCAACATTCTCACTACTAACTTCTCTTCCTTCACCTCTCGTCTCTCCACCACCCTCTTCCTCCAGGTcactctctccctctctccctctctcatATCTTTATTTGGCAATGTGATTACTAgtacaaactacaaaattcTAAATGCATCTAGAGAATACTGTACGtgtcttgttttggtttga
- a CDS encoding basic helix-loop-helix (bHLH) DNA-binding superfamily protein → MEDLDHEYKNYWETTMFFQNQELEFDSWPMEEAFSGSGESSSPDGAATSPASSKNVVSERNRRQKLNQRLFALRSVVPNISKLDKASVIKDSIDYMQELIDQEKTLEAEIRELESRSTLLENPMDYSTRVQHYPIEVLEMKVTWMGEKTVVVCITCSKKRETMVQLCKVLESLNLNILTTNFSSFTSRLSTTLFLQVTLSLSPSLISLFGNVITSTNYKILNASREYCTCLVLV, encoded by the exons ATGGAAGATCTCGACCATGAGTACAAGAATTACTGGGAAACCACAATGTTCTTCCAGAATCAAGAACTCGAATTTGACAG ttGGCCGATGGAGGAAGCGTTTTCGGGTTCCGGCGAGTCGAGTTCGCCAGACGGAGCGGCAACGTCGCCGGCTTCTTCGAAGAACGTTGTCTCCGAGAGAAACAGACGGCAAAAGCTTAATCAGAGACTTTTTGCTCTCCGGTCAGTTGTTCCCAATATAAGCAAG tTGGACAAGGCATCTGTCATCAAAGATTCTATCGACTATATGCAAGAACTTATTGATCAAGAGAAGACTCTAGAAGCAGAGATCAGAGAGCTAGAATCACGGTCAACATTGCTAGAAAATCCG ATGGATTACAGTACTAGAGTACAACACTACCCCATTGAAGTTCTCGAA ATGAAAGTGACATGGATGGGAGAGAAGACGGTAGTGGTATGCATAACATGTAGcaagaaaagagagacaatGGTGCAGCTTTGTAAAGTGTTGGAGTCTTTGAATCTCAACATTCTCACTACTAACTTCTCTTCCTTCACCTCTCGTCTCTCCACCACCCTCTTCCTCCAGGTcactctctccctctctccctctctcatATCTTTATTTGGCAATGTGATTACTAgtacaaactacaaaattcTAAATGCATCTAGAGAATACTGTACGtgtcttgttttggtttga
- a CDS encoding basic helix-loop-helix (bHLH) DNA-binding superfamily protein (basic helix-loop-helix (bHLH) DNA-binding superfamily protein; FUNCTIONS IN: DNA binding, sequence-specific DNA binding transcription factor activity; INVOLVED IN: regulation of transcription; LOCATED IN: nucleus; CONTAINS InterPro DOMAIN/s: Helix-loop-helix DNA-binding domain (InterPro:IPR001092), Helix-loop-helix DNA-binding (InterPro:IPR011598); BEST Arabidopsis thaliana protein match is: basic helix-loop-helix (bHLH) DNA-binding superfamily protein (TAIR:AT5G57150.1); Has 30201 Blast hits to 17322 proteins in 780 species: Archae - 12; Bacteria - 1396; Metazoa - 17338; Fungi - 3422; Plants - 5037; Viruses - 0; Other Eukaryotes - 2996 (source: NCBI BLink).) codes for MEDLDHEYKNYWETTMFFQNQELEFDSWPMEEAFSGSGESSSPDGAATSPASSKNVVSERNRRQKLNQRLFALRSVVPNISKLDKASVIKDSIDYMQELIDQEKTLEAEIRELESRSTLLENPVRDYDCNFAETHLQDFSDNNDMRSKKFKQMDYSTRVQHYPIEVLEVRTMHYLAVHSKLPFF; via the exons ATGGAAGATCTCGACCATGAGTACAAGAATTACTGGGAAACCACAATGTTCTTCCAGAATCAAGAACTCGAATTTGACAG ttGGCCGATGGAGGAAGCGTTTTCGGGTTCCGGCGAGTCGAGTTCGCCAGACGGAGCGGCAACGTCGCCGGCTTCTTCGAAGAACGTTGTCTCCGAGAGAAACAGACGGCAAAAGCTTAATCAGAGACTTTTTGCTCTCCGGTCAGTTGTTCCCAATATAAGCAAG tTGGACAAGGCATCTGTCATCAAAGATTCTATCGACTATATGCAAGAACTTATTGATCAAGAGAAGACTCTAGAAGCAGAGATCAGAGAGCTAGAATCACGGTCAACATTGCTAGAAAATCCGGTAAGAGATTACGATTGCAATTTTGCGGAAACTCATCTGCAAGATTTCTCAGACAATAATGACATGAGATCAAAAAAGTTTAAGCAGATGGATTACAGTACTAGAGTACAACACTACCCCATTGAAGTTCTCGAAGTACGTACTATGCATTATTTGGCAGTACATTCTAAATTACCTTTCTTTTGA